A stretch of DNA from Vicia villosa cultivar HV-30 ecotype Madison, WI unplaced genomic scaffold, Vvil1.0 ctg.001310F_1_1, whole genome shotgun sequence:
TACAAGCCGCGAAGTTCTGGTTCTGCCTCGAATGGTCGTGGGCCAACACAGCGCAGTTGGTCTAAAACTATATCAGCTGCTGGTATTGTAGGTTACAACATCTTATATAATCCTGCAACTTCATGCTTTGGGAGCTGTAGTATTTTCTGATATTATAAGGTGTATCAGCTGATGATTTTTAGGaatcaattattttagtttctgcAGGAATTGTTTTAGGGCAGTACTGGTAGTGTGGAGATGTTAATCCCTACTTATTGTATTATGTGGATTTGGTGTAATAGGCATTTCTTATgccttttttgtttttgatatataattaattttgccttttcaaaaaaaaaaaaaaaattggaaacacAAATCTATTTAATTTCGCATACTTAAGGAAGAATTGTTACTTTCTTATCCAACAAAAATATTGAATGAAAGCAGTTCACGAGAAGGGAGATAAGCCTACCTGCTTTCTGCATTAAAGCCTACGTGGCTTTCAAGATTCACTCAAAGGTTACAAACGCCATATTCTCACTCTTGTATAAATTGTCGCTGCATCCCACTTCTCAAGCAGAGCCGGTACTTCTTCCCTTTTGTTTGTCAACCATTTCATCATGGGTTACACAGTTTCTGTGAAGTCAATTGAGCTGAATGGATTTGAAATTAAAACCACAGTTACAACTAAGAAGGAAGATATTGACAGCCATATATCGTCTTTCTTGCGTTCTTCATATGATTATGGAACCAAGATTATTGGGTTTGATGTTGAATGGTGTCTGGCTGATCCCACTGATGATGAGCCCAATTTGTTTTCCAGATGTGCAACTCTTCAACTTTGTGATGGAAATTCATGTCTTGTTATGCGGTTCGAATTTCACCATCAGGTTCCCAACTCACTACTTAATTTTATGCGTATGCCAAATTATACTTTCGTTAGCTATGGAGTTAAGGATAATTTGGCTGAGTTGGAGAAGCATCTTGGGATTGGATGCAGAAATGCAGTGGAACTTGGCCCTTTGGCTGCTAGTCTTTTGAAGGTTCCTCGTTTAAGTTACTGTGGCGTCGATGAACTTGCATTTTTGTTATGTAAGCTTGATCTTCGTAAATACAGACCTGCAAGTTTGGATTTTGATTGGAGCTATGTTGGCGCTGGTAATTCTGAAGAAGATGTTAAACTTGCTGTTGTTAATGTTTACTCTTATCACAAGATTGGGAGTGCACTTCTTGGTAGCAATAATATATTAATCGGACAACAGCCTCAGTTTGGTTTGTTTTAGTGCATGTCACGCTTACATTTTTAAATGAATCGCTTTTGACGATGTTTTCAGATTATATAgcttaaatatgaaaaaaaatatgtgCTGTAACTCTTGTTCCACCTGGCTGCTTTAgacgttgttttaattttttcacATTGTTTTATCATGAATGATTTCCATTCAAGAAGTGAAACTTACTTGCAATATTGtagttatcaaaaaaaaaaatactcgcAATATTGTCATCGCACACTACACTTGACACAAACATGTTTAcaccaataataatttgaaaaatataataaaatcatgtACAACAAGTTTCACAGATTAGATGGACGTTTAACAATAATagcaataaaatgaaaatattaatttattaattaattaatcattatGAGTAGTCGCCTCTTTAGAGTGTTTTTGATAGTAAAGTGTTAAGCTCAATTCTTCTTAGCTTCTATTTTAATTATGTATTTGAGGACAATGAGGATGAGATCCTGCTTGCTTAGAATTGTTAGAATCTTTGTATATGTATTTTTTGTGGAATTAGTGAAAGTCCTCTCCTCAATCATGAATGACATGAATTGTGAAACAAGAGATGTAGTGGAGTTAAAAAAACTACCTTGATATGGAGGATTATCCTCTGAAAAATCTAGTTCCACCTACAACAATTTCAATTGGAAGGATAAACCAAAGAAGGATAAAGAATCTACCTCCAACAGGCGGAGCCTACAACTAAACCTAGCGATAAAGGCAAAAATACTTCTAACTAAAATTAATCTAATTCTACTTATTCTATTACTTTTATTAAATTCTTTAAGGGTTTTGGAACGTGGACACACTGTTTCTCAATGTCAAAACAAGAGAGTTTGGATCATCAATGATGAGTTAGTGACAATGAAGAGGGTCTTAACTTAAGGTTTCACCCATTCAAAGAGATTTTCAAGTGATTGTTGGGAGTTCACTTAATGATGAGGACTCCTCACAATTATCCAATATGTTTTTCATAGTTAATGTCTTGTCCAAGAAAAAAATATGTTCTTTGACAATTGAAGGTTAGAGTCGCACTATGTGTAGCTAGTCCAAGGCTAATTACAAAACTTAAATGTCATTCTAGTATCCATAATAGATCCTATTTGAAATGTCATTCTAGTATCCATAATAGATCTTAAACATTGTGTCAAATAAGatcttagacagcgcttttaatGGCTATTCTAGTCCTTCTATAGGTATGTACAATGTTTTTTTTAAGTAAAGGCACTAGCTTAAGTAAATATTAGGTAGCACTTTTTTGTTAAATGATCTGGCTTAAATgtactttaggcagcgctttttgttAAAAGTATTGGTTTAAGTGAACTTTAGGCaactttttctattaaaaatgttGACATAAGTGTACTTTAGATAACGCTTTTTCTTAAAATCGCTGGCTTAAGTACACTTAAGGCATCACTTTTTTGTTAAAAGCGCTGACTTAAGTATACTTTAGACAGCTCTTTGTGTTAAAAATGCTGGCGTAAGTCCCCTTTAGGCAGTACTTTCCGAAAAAAAGACGATGGCATAACCTATCATTAGGTAGCactttctgaaggatagaaaaacacttagaaaggggggggattgaataagtgtgactttaaatcttggacgataaaaataaattgcacaattatttttatcctggttcgctgttaacgaagctactccagtccacccccgcagagatgatttacctcaactgaggatttaatccactaatcgcacggattacaatggttttccacttagccgcaactaagtcttccagagtcttctgatcacaacctgatcactccaggaacaactgcttagttcactcctaagactttttctagagtctactgatcaacacgatcactctaggcttagttcactcctaagactttctgctcagccaactgccaagacttcctgctcagccaactgccaagacttcctgctcagccaactgctaagacttcctagagtatactgatcaaccgatcactctagttccttacaacttaatgtaatcaattcaagagtttacaaatgcttcttaaaagcgataatcacaactgtgatatttctcttacaatttaagcttaatctcactaaagtattacaacagcaatgtagtgagctttgatgaagatgaagattctgagtttagatttgaacagcgtttcagcaagattgatatgagttgttttggtgcagaatcgttaaccttgcttctcatcagaacttcatatttataggcgttgagaagatgaccgttgaatgcatttaatgctttgcgtgttccgtacagctttgcatttaatgttatacgcttttgtcaactacctcgagccttgttcacgctgtgtctactgacgtagcctttagtagctttaacgttccttttgtcagtcagcgtagtctgccacgtgtacttccttctgatctgatgtttgtgaatacgacgtttgaatatcatcagagtcaaacagcttggtgcatagcatcttctgatcttctgaccttgaagtgcttctgagcgtgataccatcttctgatcttcagtgcttctgatctcatgttcttctgatgcttccatagacccatgttctgattctgcttcgaccatcttctgatgtcttgccagaccatgttctgatgttgcatgctgaaccatttgagacacatcttctgagcgctgaattatgcgtactctttatatatttcctgaaagggaaattgcattggattagagtaccatattatcttaagcaaaattcatattattgttatcatcaaaactaagataattgataagaacaaatcttgttctaacaatctccccctttttgatgatgacaaaaacatatataaatgatatgaatttgcgatcagaaagagtagacggcaaaagacaaattacacagctatagcataagcatatgaatatgtctccccctgagattaacaatctccccctgagataaataatctccccctgaaataaatactcgaagaactttaaaaaaagacttccctgattatttcggtagagacgatcatataagcttctgccttcagagaattcatagcttctgacttctgcttccattggacagcttcagaacttgaatttctttgatcttcagaacattcacagcttctgacttctgcttccattcaggacagcttcagaacttgaatttctggatcttttggagcattcacatcttctgatttctgcttccctcggatagcttcagaactttgaatgtctaccaacatcacttcatgctagatttgtatcagaacattgttgaatgtaccagagcatcatctgagcatctctacatcctgaaatgttacagaacaaaaactaaacgacaaaagtcagcatgaacgagttagaacataaaatgtatattcaaatacatgatatgtatcagagccaaatgtatcagagcattttaggctaaaaacatgtatcagagcaaataatgtatcagagccataacattatgtgtatcagatcaaatagaattttgtcagaacaggatagacaatgatattcaaattctattatcagtgcttctgattcattcttctttcttgcttctgatctctgaagcttgacagcactcagcttgcttcagtttccaagagcttattccttttacagaataacacttcttatggttttgcttctagtgtttgcttctgaagattcacttcacttctttgtacctgcaaaacacttaaaccatatagaacttgcagttcttgttagtgaatgtgtgggagcctttacccagcaactgatagatttaatcaaatcatttatcatttatcttctccccctttttgtcataacatcaaaaagaatatatataaaaaaaaattcagatgtataaaacgacaaaagaagacatttactggaatgtaaaacacaaagaaactttttcattgatcagcaaaagatattacaaaaggttcctatgtttaacaagatgagaaacattcctagcaaatacaaaacaagcagaagcagcaaggaaaagaaaactacaaagtagaatttccaaagaggaaatgactacaaaaattaaaaaatacaacaatcagtcaagaaactcaacatagaagttgagtatatcttcccacaactcaagaaagtcttctgtctttggatgaaagttgataacaacatcaaagaagagtctgacttgagcggtattagaagagccatcccgagatgcacagagatctgtcgcctttgagtcatggagcttcaacaggcttaggatgaacgctaggttttgagagaagaaatgaaaaccgagagagagagagaaaaaaaaatttttaagatgaaaaacaaagagataggaaaccaaaaaccattttgaagagtatttaaaagaaaataaagtgaaacgaatgatgaaaagcatttaatgttacgtgacgtgaggagagataataaagacaaatgaggtgactagcacagttacctatggtcggcgtcccttcaactgcacgcgcgcttatccatgaatagtaacgacaggtttaccatcccgagataaaacgtaacagctgttttgctttaaaagaggttctgaatcaacttagacaatgaaacgttagtaataaccgaatcataatttctaaaagaattcaatcagaacttctgattaaaaaaatgttccacattcatttcagaagatactcatatatgagaacttctcatcttctcattctgggcataaatccatactgatgttcttcagaatgaacttaaacctatcttcagccaggggttttgtaaagatatcagcccattgatggtctgtatcaacaaagtttaaagaaataacacccttctgaacatagtcccttatgaaatgatgttttatctcaatatgtttagcttttgaatgaagaataggattcttagataaacatatagcagaagtattatcacagaatataggaatgttactctcatatatctgatagtcttccaactgacttttcatccagagcatctgtgtactacaaccagcagcagcaacatattctgcttctgttgttgatagagcaatagttgcttgcttcttgctgtaccaggagatcaaatgacttccaagaaattggcaacttcctgaagtactttttctttcaattctgtctccagcatagtcagcatcgcagaatcctactaagttgtattctttagattttctgtaaactaaaccaacattagtagtacctttcagataccttagaattctcttaacagcagttaaatgagattctctaggatctgattggaatctagcacacaaacaaacactgaacagaatgtcaggtctagaagcagtcagatatagaagagatccaatcatacctctgtataacttctgatctacctctttacttacctcatccttacctaggatgcatgttggatgcataggagttttggcttctttgcagtctagaagattaaacttcttcagaagttccttcacatacttggtttggtgaacgtacgttccttctgatgtttgatttatttgtattccaaggaagtacttgagttctcccatcatgctcatttcaaactcagcctgcatagacttagcaaactcctttccaagtgtagcattagatgttccaaaaataatatcatctacatatatttgacaaattaaaatatccttttcaaaggttttacaaaagagagtagtgtccacttttcctctagtgaaaccattatccagaaggaaagaacttaagcgttcgtaccaagctctgggagcctgtttcaatccatacaatgatttcttaagtttaaaaacatgattaggagacatagagtcttcaaaaccaggaggttgatggacataaacttcttcatctatataaccatttaagaaggcactcttaacatccatctgatagagagtgatgttatgttgagtggcaaaagaaattaatagacgaatagattctaacctggccactggtgcaaaggtttctgtataatcaattccttcttgctgactataaccctgagccaccagtctggctttgttccttaccacttctcctttctcactgagcttgtttctgaagacccattttgtaccgattatattgaatccatctggtctaggaacaagatcccaaacatcattccttgtaaactgatttagttcttcttgcatagcaattatccagtctggatcttctagagcatgatcaacagaagttggctcgatcaaagatacaagacctaattgacagtctgcattgtttctaaggaatgctcttgttctgattggatcatccttctttccaagaatgacatcttctgaatgaccagagatgagtctggatgatcttctgacagatggttcttcagaaatgcttagatcttccagagaagctgatacttgatcttcagattctttgcttctgagaagctctgcttctgatgcgttgcttcttggctcaacaacttctgatatgtcaatatcataacctgcaaaattatcaaactgctttggtttttcagaaccaagcttatcatcaaacctgatattgattgattcttctacaaccaatgtttcagtattgtatactctgtagccttttgagcgttcagaatatccaagaaggaaacatttttgagctttggaatcaaacttaccaagatgatctttagtgttcagaataaagcatacacatccaaaaggatggaaatatgaaatgttgggctttttattcttccacaattcatagggagtcttatttagaataggtctgatagagattctattctgaatatagcatgcaatgtttattgcttctgcccagaaatgcttagccatattggtttcattgatcatggttctggccatttcttgcagagtcctattctttcgttctacaaccccattttgctgtggagttctaggacaagagaaatcatgggcaataccattttctttgaagaattcttcaaaggatttgttctcaaattcaccaccatgatcacttctaacctttatgattttacactctttttcagattgaatctgaatgcagaaatcaaagaacactgaatgagtctcatccttgtgttttaagaattttacccatgtccagcggctataatcatctacaatgactaatccatatttctttcctctgacagatgctgttttgactggtccaaacagatcaatgtgcaagagttctaatggccttgaggtagaaacaacattcttagacttgaatgcaggtttggagaacttgcccttctgacatgcttcacaaagagcatctgattggaatttcagattagggagtcctctgacaagattcagtttgttaatctgagagatctttctcaaactagcatgacctaatctcctgtgccagacccactgctcttcagaaacagacataagacaagtcaccttctgactcataagatcttgcagatctgtcttataaatgttgttcttcctcttgcctgtaaataggattgagccatccttctgatttacagccttgcaagactcttgattaaagattatatcataaccattgtcacttaattgactgatagataagaggttatgagttaatccttctacaagaagtacattagaaatggaaggagagttaccagactttatggttccagagccaattatcttgcccttctgatctcctccgaacttgacttctcctccagacttaagtaccaggtcttggaacatagaccttcttcctgtcatgtgtcgcgagcatccagagtccaggtaccatgacatgttgtgctttgtccttcttgcagccaaggatatctgcaataggaataatcttatccttaggtacccacatctttttgggtcctttcttgttagattttctcaagttctgattgaacttgggtttaacattgtaagcaataggaggaacagcatgataattcttaatgtgagtttcatgatatttcctaggttgtgtcacatgcttcttagtgtgtgttatgtgaaaactttgtgcatgtgaggtgtgcctaatatcatgagagtggccatacttgaactgatcatacaatggcttgtatgtaattttcatttcatcaacaggttcaagtttgtatggggtttcaccctcataaccaatgccaactcttttgtttccagacacggcatatatcatagaagctagctgacttctgccaatacttctagataggaacttcctgaaacttaaatcatattccttcagaatatggtttagactgggagtggatttttctgaatcagaaggagatccagcattattggatagttttaaaagtttttcttttaattcagaattctccaactcaagcttctttgtttcaaattcaaattgctttttcagctttttgtatttgagactaatttgagacttgagttccagaagttcagttagaccggaaactaactcatctctagtaagttcagaaaatacctcttcagaatctgattctgatgtagattctgatccgtcatcttctgtcgccatcagcgcacagttggcctgctcatcttctgaatcatcttctgactcatcccaggttgccataagacttttcttcttatgaaactttttcttgggactttccttttgaagatttggacattcattcttgtagtgtccaggctcattgcattcatagcacatgaccttcttcttgtcaaatcttctttcatcagaagattctccacgttcaaatttccttgaacttctgaagcctctgaacttcctttgcttggtcttccagagttgatttagccttctggaaatcatggacagttcatcttcttcttcagattctgattcttcaggatcttcttctctggcctgaaaagcgttagtgcatttcttgatatttgattttaatgcaatagacttacctttcttttgaggctcatttgcgtccagctcaatttcatgacttctcaaggcgctgataagctcttccagagaaacttcattcagattcttcgcaatcttgaatgcagtcaccatcggaccccatcttctgggtaagcttctgatgatcttctttacgtgatcagccttggtgtatcccttgtcaagaactctcaatccagcagtaagagtttgaaatcttgaaaacatcttttcaatgtcttcatca
This window harbors:
- the LOC131634511 gene encoding uncharacterized protein LOC131634511; the encoded protein is MGYTVSVKSIELNGFEIKTTVTTKKEDIDSHISSFLRSSYDYGTKIIGFDVEWCLADPTDDEPNLFSRCATLQLCDGNSCLVMRFEFHHQVPNSLLNFMRMPNYTFVSYGVKDNLAELEKHLGIGCRNAVELGPLAASLLKVPRLSYCGVDELAFLLCKLDLRKYRPASLDFDWSYVGAGNSEEDVKLAVVNVYSYHKIGSALLGSNNILIGQQPQFGLF